A section of the Streptomyces sp. Je 1-369 genome encodes:
- a CDS encoding glycoside hydrolase family 12 protein, with product MGRRHPHRTTLTRLLLTPTVAAGVALGLTSAPAQAAVWSTCDQWGNTSLDGYTLYNNIWGSGAGRQCLTADSGTKWSVRADHPNTSGIKSYPNAKKVVGKPVDSLASLKSSYKVTVPSAGDYNTSYDIWDTDYDYEIMLWVNRHGNVGPLGTPQGTARLGGHTWDVYKGSNGNNEVFSFLRTSDSSTGTVDILPILKWIKNTKGWMGNETIGDVQFGYEISGAAGGLDFRTNALSTAFGAR from the coding sequence ATGGGACGACGACACCCCCACCGCACCACCCTGACCCGCCTGCTGTTGACCCCCACCGTGGCCGCGGGCGTGGCCCTCGGACTGACGTCCGCCCCCGCCCAGGCCGCCGTCTGGTCGACCTGCGACCAATGGGGCAACACCAGCCTGGACGGCTACACCCTCTACAACAACATCTGGGGCTCCGGCGCAGGCCGCCAGTGCCTCACCGCCGACTCGGGCACCAAGTGGAGCGTGCGCGCGGACCACCCGAACACCAGCGGCATCAAGTCCTACCCCAACGCCAAGAAGGTGGTCGGGAAGCCGGTCGACTCGCTGGCTTCGCTGAAGAGTTCGTACAAGGTCACTGTGCCTTCGGCGGGCGACTACAACACCTCGTACGACATCTGGGACACCGATTACGACTACGAGATCATGCTGTGGGTCAACCGGCACGGCAACGTCGGCCCGCTCGGCACCCCGCAAGGGACCGCCAGGCTCGGCGGCCACACCTGGGACGTCTACAAGGGCAGCAACGGCAACAACGAGGTCTTCTCGTTCCTGCGCACGTCCGACTCGTCCACCGGGACGGTCGACATCCTGCCCATCCTCAAGTGGATCAAGAACACCAAGGGCTGGATGGGCAACGAGACCATCGGTGACGTGCAGTTCGGCTACGAGATCAGCGGCGCGGCGGGCGGCCTCGACTTCAGGACGAACGCGCTGAGCACGGCCTTCGGAGCGCGCTGA
- a CDS encoding extracellular solute-binding protein, protein MTPNSLSPRPGPSRRGFLASSGLAALAMAGGAPLLTACGGSGSHNEGTTTGKKLKDLLPAYVASDVGTPDIPAGNGSAAGYTKALPADRLKVSVPERLGKGGRFTVMAPIWGNVPKRGNPYWTAMDKAAGVHVTWQNQQGDTYGQKLGAVLASSRVPDAVVVPGWELTGKIPSAVAHKFADLGPYLSGDKVKEYPNLAAIPTGAWQRSVFGGKLRGLPMPSATTVNIAPFYRTDLFEKEGLEAPASAQEFYDLCKELNAPRSRVWACGDMTWAAWNIFGVLPEKPYYWKLVGGKLVNRYETDEYLEALEWSRKLYAAGFVHPDAKAETGSIGDLCAAGKVWMYCQDLSDWYGKAAVQRVDDKKFRMEAFDYFAPGGGAPSLFARPPADIWTFISEKAEEKTVRDILALANFTAAPYGSKEQRLRMYGVEGVHHTIEDGVLTKNGKGNNEVFSTYEYLASPAPFVAYADLPDVTKGMVGWQQRQGAHTKKPLFHGMMIIEPNRYTELNAEFEDLEKDVVRGRKKVSDVRRAVADWRSGGGDKLRDWYKKLLDTSGDAAS, encoded by the coding sequence ATGACGCCGAACTCCCTCTCCCCCAGGCCCGGTCCGAGCCGCAGAGGTTTCCTCGCCTCGTCGGGTCTCGCCGCGCTGGCCATGGCGGGCGGCGCCCCGCTGCTGACGGCGTGCGGAGGCAGCGGTTCGCACAACGAGGGCACCACGACCGGGAAGAAGCTCAAGGACCTGCTGCCCGCGTACGTCGCGTCGGACGTCGGCACGCCGGACATCCCGGCCGGGAACGGTTCGGCGGCGGGTTACACCAAGGCGCTGCCCGCGGACCGGCTGAAGGTGTCGGTGCCGGAGCGGCTCGGCAAGGGCGGCCGGTTCACCGTCATGGCCCCCATCTGGGGCAACGTCCCCAAGCGGGGCAACCCGTACTGGACGGCCATGGACAAGGCCGCCGGTGTGCACGTCACGTGGCAGAACCAGCAGGGCGACACGTACGGCCAGAAGCTGGGCGCCGTCCTCGCGTCGAGCCGCGTACCGGACGCCGTCGTCGTGCCCGGCTGGGAGCTGACCGGCAAGATTCCGAGCGCCGTCGCCCACAAGTTCGCCGACCTCGGGCCCTACCTGAGCGGCGACAAGGTCAAGGAGTACCCGAACCTCGCGGCGATCCCGACCGGCGCCTGGCAGCGTTCCGTCTTCGGCGGCAAGCTCCGCGGCCTGCCGATGCCCTCCGCCACCACCGTCAACATCGCCCCCTTCTACCGCACCGACCTCTTCGAGAAGGAGGGACTCGAAGCGCCTGCGAGCGCCCAGGAGTTCTACGACCTGTGCAAGGAACTCAACGCCCCGCGGAGCAGGGTGTGGGCGTGCGGCGACATGACGTGGGCGGCCTGGAACATCTTCGGGGTGCTGCCCGAGAAGCCGTACTACTGGAAGCTCGTCGGCGGCAAGCTCGTCAACCGCTACGAGACCGACGAGTACCTCGAAGCCCTTGAGTGGTCGCGCAAGCTCTACGCGGCGGGCTTCGTGCACCCCGACGCGAAGGCCGAGACCGGCAGCATCGGCGACCTGTGCGCGGCCGGCAAGGTGTGGATGTACTGCCAGGACCTGTCCGACTGGTACGGCAAGGCGGCCGTGCAGCGCGTCGACGACAAGAAGTTCCGCATGGAGGCGTTCGACTACTTCGCCCCCGGCGGCGGAGCTCCCTCCCTGTTCGCGCGCCCGCCCGCCGACATCTGGACGTTCATCAGCGAGAAGGCCGAGGAGAAGACGGTCCGCGACATCCTCGCCCTCGCCAACTTCACGGCCGCGCCCTACGGTTCGAAGGAACAGCGCCTCCGCATGTACGGCGTCGAAGGCGTCCACCACACCATCGAGGACGGTGTCCTCACCAAGAACGGCAAGGGCAACAACGAGGTCTTCTCGACGTACGAGTACCTCGCGTCGCCCGCGCCCTTCGTGGCCTACGCCGATCTGCCCGACGTCACGAAGGGCATGGTCGGGTGGCAGCAGCGCCAGGGCGCGCATACGAAGAAGCCGCTGTTCCACGGCATGATGATCATCGAGCCGAACCGGTACACCGAGCTGAACGCCGAATTCGAGGACCTGGAGAAGGACGTCGTACGGGGCCGCAAGAAGGTCTCCGACGTGCGGCGCGCGGTGGCGGACTGGCGGTCGGGCGGCGGCGACAAGCTGCGCGACTGGTACAAGAAGCTGCTCGACACGTCCGGCGATGCGGCGTCCTGA
- a CDS encoding beta-galactosidase: protein MPSLQDVTRGRVLFGGDYNPEQWPEEVWHDDVRLMKQARVTTVTLGVFSWAKLEPRRGAREFGWLDRVMDLMHEHGIGVVLATPTSSPPPWLGRLHPETLPRDEDGHVEHWGSRQHFAHSSAVYRRCAAAITEDLAARYAHHPALTMWHINNEYCTYDYGDEATNAFRRWLRERYGDLSTLNSAWGADFWGQVYDTWEGVLPPRRTHYTKNPAQVLDFKRFTSDALMECYLAEHDIVRAHTPHLPVTTNFMPLWQGQDGWKWAAQEDVVSVDLYPDPKDAGAGQYAALVQDLTRSQAGGDPWMLMEQAAEPVNWRGVNHPKPAGLNRLWTWQAVARGADAVCYFQWRQSRQGAEKFHSGMLSHAGEDGRTFREVRQLGAELAAVGPEVAGAPVPAEIAVLHDWESWWAGQQEGRPSSLLDHAELLRAWHRALWEANLPADFAHPAHDLSAYRMVVVPHLYALTDTAIENLTACVRAGGTVVCGFFTGVADGDDRVRPGGIDARLRALFGIRTLHEWWPLDADERVDCDGFTGTLWSEELAADDEAVTVAAYRGGELDGLPAVLRRGRAWYVSTLPEPDALRDLLRRAATEAGVRPPPADLPRGVEAVRRGGLLFLLHHGRDEVTVPLPGRHHDLLTGETVDGAIALGRYAVAVLREDAHPAGSLRVRGHQPPPLE, encoded by the coding sequence ATGCCTTCCCTCCAGGACGTCACCCGCGGCCGCGTGCTCTTCGGCGGCGACTACAACCCCGAGCAGTGGCCCGAGGAGGTCTGGCACGACGACGTGCGCCTCATGAAGCAGGCCCGCGTCACCACCGTCACACTCGGCGTGTTCTCGTGGGCCAAGCTCGAACCACGGCGCGGAGCGCGTGAGTTCGGCTGGCTCGACCGCGTGATGGACCTGATGCACGAGCACGGCATCGGCGTCGTCCTCGCCACTCCGACCTCCTCACCCCCGCCCTGGCTGGGCAGGCTGCACCCCGAGACGCTGCCGCGGGACGAGGACGGACACGTCGAGCACTGGGGGTCGCGCCAGCACTTCGCGCACTCGAGCGCCGTCTACCGCCGCTGTGCGGCCGCCATCACCGAGGACCTGGCGGCCCGGTACGCGCACCACCCCGCACTCACCATGTGGCACATCAACAACGAGTACTGCACCTACGACTACGGCGACGAGGCGACGAACGCGTTCCGCCGCTGGCTGCGGGAGCGGTACGGAGACCTGAGCACCCTCAACTCGGCCTGGGGGGCGGACTTCTGGGGCCAGGTGTACGACACCTGGGAAGGAGTCCTGCCGCCCCGCCGCACGCACTACACGAAGAACCCCGCCCAGGTACTCGACTTCAAGCGCTTCACGTCCGACGCGCTCATGGAGTGCTACCTCGCCGAGCACGACATCGTCCGCGCCCACACCCCGCACCTCCCGGTGACCACCAACTTCATGCCGCTGTGGCAGGGGCAGGACGGGTGGAAGTGGGCGGCGCAGGAGGACGTGGTCTCGGTCGACCTGTATCCCGACCCGAAGGACGCGGGGGCGGGCCAGTACGCGGCGCTGGTCCAGGACCTGACGCGCTCCCAGGCGGGCGGTGACCCGTGGATGCTGATGGAACAGGCGGCGGAGCCGGTCAACTGGCGGGGCGTGAACCACCCCAAGCCCGCCGGGCTGAACCGCCTCTGGACCTGGCAGGCCGTGGCCCGCGGCGCCGACGCCGTCTGCTACTTCCAGTGGCGGCAGTCACGGCAGGGCGCGGAGAAGTTCCACTCGGGAATGCTGAGCCACGCGGGCGAGGACGGCCGCACCTTCCGGGAGGTCCGGCAGCTCGGCGCGGAGCTCGCCGCGGTCGGCCCCGAGGTCGCGGGCGCCCCGGTGCCCGCCGAGATAGCGGTCCTGCACGACTGGGAGTCGTGGTGGGCGGGGCAGCAGGAAGGGCGCCCCTCCTCCCTGCTCGACCACGCGGAGCTCCTGCGCGCCTGGCACCGCGCCCTGTGGGAGGCGAACCTCCCGGCCGACTTCGCCCACCCGGCGCACGACCTGTCGGCGTACCGCATGGTCGTCGTACCGCACCTCTACGCCCTCACCGACACCGCGATCGAGAACCTGACCGCCTGCGTACGGGCAGGAGGCACCGTCGTGTGCGGCTTCTTCACCGGCGTGGCCGACGGCGACGACCGGGTGCGGCCAGGCGGTATCGACGCACGGCTGCGCGCCCTGTTCGGCATCCGCACCCTGCACGAGTGGTGGCCGCTGGACGCCGACGAGCGCGTGGACTGCGACGGGTTCACCGGCACGCTCTGGTCGGAGGAGCTGGCGGCCGACGACGAGGCGGTGACGGTCGCGGCCTACCGGGGCGGCGAGCTCGACGGGCTTCCGGCCGTACTGCGCCGCGGCCGCGCCTGGTACGTGTCCACGCTCCCCGAACCCGACGCCCTGCGCGACCTGCTCCGACGTGCCGCCACCGAAGCGGGCGTACGGCCTCCGCCCGCTGACCTCCCCCGCGGGGTCGAGGCCGTACGCCGCGGCGGTCTGCTCTTCCTCCTGCACCACGGCCGCGACGAGGTGACCGTCCCGCTCCCGGGCCGGCACCACGACCTGCTCACCGGCGAGACAGTCGACGGCGCGATCGCCCTCGGCCGGTACGCGGTGGCCGTACTCCGCGAGGACGCACACCCCGCGGGCTCCCTCCGAGTCCGCGGTCACCAACCCCCACCCCTGGAGTGA
- a CDS encoding carbohydrate ABC transporter permease: MSALNVLNFGIKPGSRSGLRPVWEEPPTRAGLAAKGVTLTLVCLAVLFPVWVVVVTSLSSVRTITDAGGLVVVPRGVTFLHYQELLSGGQVSRAALVSVGVTVFGTLFSMVVSVLCAYGLSRPGSVLHRPILLVIVATMFFGAGLIPTYLVVQGIGLTDTYLALILPSAVNVFNILVLRAFFMGTAQELVESARIDGAGDLRILWRIVMPLSRAVLAVITLFYAVGYWSAWFNASIYLSDPEMLPLQNVMQQLVLKQQKPTGLSQAITTGHLSPLAVQMAVMVLALIPVAVLAPFVQRHFKQGMLTGAVKG; encoded by the coding sequence GTGAGTGCCCTGAACGTGCTGAACTTCGGCATCAAGCCAGGCAGCCGGTCCGGTCTGCGCCCGGTGTGGGAGGAGCCGCCGACCAGGGCGGGGCTCGCCGCCAAGGGCGTGACGCTGACGCTGGTCTGTCTGGCCGTGCTCTTCCCGGTATGGGTGGTCGTCGTCACCAGCCTCTCCTCGGTGCGGACGATCACCGATGCGGGCGGTCTCGTGGTGGTCCCCCGCGGTGTCACGTTCCTCCACTACCAGGAGCTGCTCAGCGGCGGTCAGGTGTCACGGGCCGCGCTGGTCAGCGTGGGCGTCACGGTCTTCGGGACGCTGTTCAGCATGGTCGTGTCGGTGCTGTGCGCGTACGGCCTGTCGCGGCCCGGGTCCGTGCTGCACCGCCCGATCCTGCTGGTCATCGTCGCCACGATGTTCTTCGGCGCCGGACTGATCCCCACGTACCTGGTGGTGCAGGGCATCGGCCTGACCGACACGTATCTCGCCCTGATCCTGCCGAGCGCCGTGAACGTCTTCAACATCCTCGTCCTGCGGGCGTTCTTCATGGGGACGGCGCAGGAGCTGGTCGAGAGTGCCCGCATCGACGGGGCCGGGGACCTGCGCATCCTGTGGCGGATCGTGATGCCGCTCTCGCGCGCGGTGCTCGCCGTGATCACCCTCTTCTACGCGGTGGGCTACTGGAGCGCCTGGTTCAACGCCTCGATCTACCTCAGCGACCCGGAGATGCTGCCGCTGCAGAACGTCATGCAGCAGCTGGTCCTGAAGCAGCAGAAGCCGACCGGCCTCAGCCAGGCGATCACCACGGGCCACCTGTCGCCGCTCGCCGTCCAGATGGCCGTGATGGTCCTCGCGCTCATCCCGGTGGCCGTCCTCGCGCCTTTCGTGCAGCGGCACTTCAAGCAGGGCATGCTCACCGGCGCGGTGAAGGGATGA
- a CDS encoding ABC transporter permease, producing the protein MAAHGTTDTHPARPDVTAAPAPPPPRTPAPRKADAARVPLRHRLRRDRVLLLMVLPALLLLLVFNYVPLFGNIVAFQDYDPYIADNAFRAMSQSPWIGFEHFRHMLDDRLFWQAVRNTLAIFAIQLALFFPVPIALALFVNSFVRPRVRAVAQAILYLPHFFSWVLVITVFQQMFGGAGLVAQVLRERGHEGFDLMTDPGLFKFLLTFEMIWKDAGWGVIVFLAALAAVSPDLYEAAAMDGANRRRRMWHIQLPALRPVVALLLVLQVGNALTVGFEQILLQRAAVGAAASEVLDTYVWNTGLDNGNFGYGAAIGIVKGVFGLLLVLGANKAAHLMGEQGVYKR; encoded by the coding sequence ATGGCGGCGCACGGCACGACGGACACGCACCCCGCCCGCCCGGACGTCACGGCGGCCCCGGCACCACCCCCGCCGCGCACGCCGGCGCCGCGCAAGGCCGACGCGGCACGCGTCCCGCTCCGTCACCGGCTGCGCCGCGACCGCGTGCTCCTCCTCATGGTGCTGCCCGCGCTGCTCCTGCTCCTCGTCTTCAACTACGTTCCCCTGTTCGGCAACATCGTCGCCTTCCAGGACTACGACCCGTACATCGCGGACAACGCGTTCCGGGCGATGTCGCAGAGCCCGTGGATCGGCTTCGAGCACTTCCGGCACATGCTGGACGACCGGCTGTTCTGGCAGGCGGTCAGGAACACCCTGGCGATCTTCGCGATCCAGCTGGCCCTGTTCTTCCCGGTGCCGATCGCGCTCGCGCTGTTCGTGAACAGCTTCGTGCGGCCGCGCGTGCGGGCCGTGGCGCAGGCGATCCTGTACCTGCCGCACTTCTTCTCCTGGGTGCTCGTCATCACCGTCTTTCAGCAGATGTTCGGCGGGGCGGGCCTGGTCGCGCAGGTGCTGCGGGAGCGCGGGCACGAGGGCTTCGATCTGATGACCGACCCGGGCCTGTTCAAGTTCCTGCTCACCTTCGAGATGATCTGGAAGGACGCGGGCTGGGGCGTCATCGTCTTCCTCGCCGCGCTCGCCGCCGTCAGCCCCGACCTGTACGAGGCCGCTGCGATGGACGGCGCGAACCGCCGGCGCCGCATGTGGCACATCCAACTTCCCGCGCTGCGACCGGTCGTGGCCCTGCTCCTCGTCCTCCAGGTGGGCAACGCGCTCACGGTCGGCTTCGAGCAGATCCTCCTCCAGCGGGCAGCGGTGGGGGCGGCCGCCTCCGAGGTGCTCGACACGTACGTGTGGAACACCGGCCTGGACAACGGCAACTTCGGCTACGGCGCGGCGATCGGCATCGTGAAGGGTGTCTTCGGCCTCCTGCTCGTGCTCGGCGCCAACAAGGCCGCCCACCTGATGGGCGAGCAGGGGGTGTACAAGCGGTGA